AGCCGCCGCATCGCCGCGTCGGCCTGGGCCATGAGTTCGTCCAGTTGCTTTCTGGCCGCTTTGACCAGAGTCGCGTACGTGACGAGCGTCGCGCCGAGTTCCGCGTACATCGGACCTCGAAGGTAGATGAGGAAGTTCATCAGTCCGACGAACTTCTCCATCGCCGCTTCTTTTGCCGTGCTGTCCCATTCCGACATGACGATCGCCTGCTGCGCACTGTTGAGTGCGGCATGGTCGGCGAGGGCCTCTTTCACGTCCCCGGAGGGCGTGCCCCCGTCCGAGACCTTGAAGAACGCGAGGTGGTAGTAGGCGAAATCGATCGGGGGAGCGTAACCTTCGGACTCCGGCCCCAGGTACCCCGTCTCACTCATGGCGACGTGCTGCCCCGACAGCACCTGGGCGAATGCCATGAAGTGTTCGGGAGTCGTACCGAGGTGCTCGATCACCGAGCTGGCGTACTCGACGTCAAGCGCCATTTCGAGATGAGCGTGGTTCGCCACGCTGATCGAGGAAGACCCAGTCGGCTCGGCACCGAGTTCACCGTGGATGTGCAGTTCATGCTGCTCCCCTTCGATGGTCACGATGCAGGGGATCGGCGAATAAACTTCCGTGGTTCGTTTCGCGAGTGCCTCCAGGCTGGCGGCGAACTGCTCGGCGTGCGGCATTTCGTTGGTGTCCACGTCGACCAGCAACCGGTGCGGTGGTTTCGCGCCCGGGGCCAGCGGCCATTCGTTGGTCACGATTCCCTCCGCACGCCGATTTGCATCGTGTCGTCAAGAATGGACTGCATCTTCAACCGCGCGTCCTCGTCGGCTTTGGCGTACATGGTGGCCGCGTTCCGAACTGCCTCGCTGTGCTCGTTGATGAGGTTCACGAAACGCTGATCGAGGGTCAGAATGCGATTGATCTGCCTGACCCATTCGTGGCCGAATGCCTGATAGCTTCGCTGGAAGGCGCCCGTCTCACCTGCGTTACCGCCGAAGAACGCGTCGCCGAGCTGGCTCTCCAGCGATTTCAGGGTATCGACCTTGCCCTGGAAGTGGTCCCGCACCTCGGCCAGCTTCTGCTGGACCGCGTCCAGGCTGGCCGTGCTGACGTGGAAACCGGCTGCGACCCCTTTGGGGGGTGAATTCGAGTCCATCTGGCCGCCTTGGTGAGAAGAAATCCTGAATGATTTTCGCATCGCCCGAATCCGGGTAGGACGGTG
The genomic region above belongs to Amycolatopsis sp. YIM 10 and contains:
- a CDS encoding WXG100 family type VII secretion target codes for the protein MDSNSPPKGVAAGFHVSTASLDAVQQKLAEVRDHFQGKVDTLKSLESQLGDAFFGGNAGETGAFQRSYQAFGHEWVRQINRILTLDQRFVNLINEHSEAVRNAATMYAKADEDARLKMQSILDDTMQIGVRRES